A genomic region of Bernardetia sp. ABR2-2B contains the following coding sequences:
- the sucD gene encoding succinate--CoA ligase subunit alpha, which translates to MSVLVNKDSKIIVQGFTGKEGSFHAEQMIEYGTNVVGGVTPGKGGSTHLGLPVFNTVLDAVEGAKADTSIIFVPPAFAADAIMEAADAGIKVIIAITEGIPVQDMVKAKAYVMDKQDCRLVGPNCPGVITPGEAKVGIMPGFVFKQGKIGIVSKSGTLTYEAADQVVKAGMGISTAIGIGGDPIIGTTTKEAVELLMNDPETDAIVMIGEIGGNLEANAARWIKETGNKKPVVGFIAGQTAPKGKRMGHAGAIIGGADDTAEAKMRIMRECGIHVVDSPANIGKTMKDVLETANA; encoded by the coding sequence ATGAGCGTACTTGTAAATAAAGATTCTAAAATTATTGTTCAAGGTTTTACAGGAAAAGAAGGTTCTTTCCACGCCGAGCAAATGATTGAATACGGAACAAATGTAGTAGGTGGAGTTACACCAGGGAAAGGTGGCTCAACTCACTTGGGTTTGCCTGTTTTCAATACTGTTCTTGATGCCGTAGAAGGTGCAAAAGCTGATACTTCAATTATTTTTGTTCCACCTGCGTTTGCTGCTGATGCAATTATGGAAGCTGCTGATGCTGGAATCAAAGTAATTATTGCTATTACAGAAGGAATTCCTGTTCAAGATATGGTAAAAGCGAAGGCGTATGTAATGGACAAACAAGATTGCCGTTTGGTAGGTCCTAACTGCCCAGGGGTAATTACACCAGGGGAAGCAAAGGTAGGAATTATGCCTGGTTTTGTATTTAAGCAAGGCAAAATCGGAATTGTTTCTAAATCAGGAACTTTGACGTATGAAGCTGCTGACCAAGTAGTAAAAGCAGGTATGGGAATCTCAACAGCTATCGGAATCGGTGGAGACCCAATCATCGGAACAACTACAAAAGAAGCAGTAGAACTTTTAATGAATGACCCTGAAACAGATGCAATCGTTATGATTGGAGAAATTGGTGGTAACTTAGAAGCTAATGCTGCTCGTTGGATTAAAGAAACAGGGAATAAAAAACCAGTGGTTGGTTTTATTGCTGGACAAACAGCTCCTAAAGGAAAGCGTATGGGACACGCAGGTGCAATCATCGGAGGTGCAGATGATACAGCCGAAGCAAAAATGCGTATTATGCGTGAATGTGGAATCCATGTAGTAGATTCTCCTGCAAATATTGGAAAAACAATGAAAGACGTTTTAGAAACAGCGAATGCTTAA
- a CDS encoding 7TM diverse intracellular signaling domain-containing protein codes for MLFTFKHILLLSLFFIKTSFLVAQNHHILEDKPHEDIDNFEILIDKNYTFEQILTDSTLKFQKNPERYKFETEEYCWFRFTIKNPSVYTKEIYLVTAPKINNTLYFYNYEDKEWQTNQAGIAITNSKMRKTYFHIYLQPKALNYFYVKVKVRELHTQEHSVRTYIYFKSKENFEQKVQFVIVSCIVVCFAMCLFFIYNLYIFTVFRDLTYLYYLIIIVGGVLYIIESSNVIDFVIPISFYGLGVQPDGNLYFYQAKNIINIANLLLIFFGYIQFSRNYLKLQTYLVFWDTIMKYTLYIFCSFSIFFIACSFSKSFYLYTQLAFFHNILCTVIILLIFGVSIFLYKEGYKLARYFLLANTFPLLGILSIAFYLVLYKSPTINLQLIPHIAIILQTVGFAIALVARINLLKDELKEKQLKAEQLEKENDKMLARNRYIELENEHIISEMAQEVNQNADLQQKLEVNQRELTANMLYLYQKNEMLASLQRQIKNLSFKDTTDKNRAGIREIKSTIKNDLYLENDWDKFKIHFEEVHPNFFRNLKEKYPTLTPNEIRLSAYYHLNMSAKEIATLLNINPTSVHRAKSRLNKKMEKANKEKQGN; via the coding sequence ATGCTTTTTACATTCAAACATATACTACTTCTAAGCTTATTTTTTATAAAAACATCTTTTTTAGTTGCTCAAAATCATCATATTTTGGAGGATAAACCTCACGAAGATATAGATAACTTTGAAATTCTAATTGATAAAAATTATACATTCGAACAAATTCTTACTGATTCTACACTTAAGTTTCAAAAAAATCCTGAACGATATAAGTTTGAAACTGAAGAATATTGTTGGTTTCGGTTTACTATAAAAAACCCTTCCGTTTACACAAAAGAAATTTATCTAGTTACAGCACCTAAAATAAATAATACACTCTATTTTTATAATTATGAAGACAAAGAGTGGCAAACTAATCAAGCGGGTATTGCCATAACTAACTCTAAAATGCGTAAAACGTACTTTCATATTTATCTACAACCCAAAGCACTAAATTATTTCTATGTTAAAGTAAAAGTAAGAGAACTACACACACAAGAACACTCCGTCAGAACATATATTTACTTTAAATCCAAAGAGAACTTCGAACAAAAAGTGCAGTTTGTGATAGTTTCTTGTATAGTAGTCTGTTTTGCCATGTGTCTATTTTTCATTTATAACCTTTATATTTTTACTGTTTTTAGAGATTTGACTTATCTCTACTACTTAATTATTATTGTGGGAGGTGTTTTGTATATCATAGAATCTAGTAATGTAATTGATTTTGTTATTCCTATTAGTTTTTATGGTTTAGGGGTACAACCAGATGGAAATTTGTATTTCTATCAAGCCAAAAACATTATAAATATTGCAAATCTTTTATTGATTTTTTTCGGTTATATACAGTTTTCCAGAAACTATCTAAAACTTCAGACTTATTTAGTTTTTTGGGATACTATTATGAAATATACTTTATATATATTCTGTTCGTTTAGCATTTTCTTTATTGCTTGTTCATTTTCTAAATCATTTTATCTATATACTCAGTTAGCATTTTTTCATAATATACTATGTACTGTAATTATTTTATTGATTTTTGGTGTAAGTATATTTTTATATAAAGAGGGATACAAACTAGCTCGTTATTTTTTACTTGCTAACACATTTCCTTTATTGGGAATACTTAGTATCGCTTTTTATCTAGTTTTGTATAAATCACCTACAATTAATTTACAATTAATTCCTCATATAGCTATAATATTACAGACAGTCGGCTTTGCTATTGCACTAGTTGCTCGTATAAATCTTTTAAAAGATGAGCTAAAAGAAAAACAACTTAAAGCAGAACAACTAGAAAAAGAAAATGACAAAATGTTGGCTCGTAATCGTTATATTGAATTAGAAAATGAACATATTATTTCTGAAATGGCACAAGAAGTCAATCAAAATGCAGATTTACAACAAAAACTAGAAGTCAATCAGAGAGAGCTTACGGCAAATATGCTTTATCTTTATCAAAAAAATGAAATGTTGGCTAGTCTTCAAAGGCAAATAAAAAACCTTTCTTTTAAAGATACCACAGATAAAAATAGAGCAGGAATCAGAGAAATAAAATCTACAATTAAAAATGATTTATACTTAGAGAACGATTGGGATAAATTCAAGATTCACTTTGAAGAAGTTCATCCTAATTTCTTTAGAAATTTAAAAGAAAAATACCCTACGCTTACACCAAACGAAATACGTCTTTCAGCTTATTATCATCTCAATATGTCAGCAAAAGAAATAGCCACTTTACTAAATATTAACCCTACAAGTGTGCATAGAGCTAAGTCAAGATTAAACAAAAAAATGGAGAAAGCCAATAAAGAAAAGCAAGGAAATTAG
- a CDS encoding DUF4476 domain-containing protein: MKYINFVFSLFICSLFFSCGSDTYERELEKSKHENKETMRFELGLDLTLDGKNISALNCKNPIDNVRLEKILEEIEDNFFDESKLETAKELTLENCLTVYQITSILTYLDEYDRMEFVRFSYGRTSERHLFYKIKGMINEEQHEEFELLYQNSSTSQTKKQVKSREKTKEKTSEQDETESIENQSTCEGSSINDEKFEKVISAISEGHMADDKVKIAKRIISENCITVYQLIDILDIIQMPDEQVIFAKYAYKRVINKSDFCDVKKAIISPMHHVKITDFCKRKGINCESSGQLEDLFENAF, from the coding sequence ATGAAATATATCAATTTTGTATTTAGTCTTTTCATCTGCTCGTTATTTTTTAGTTGTGGTTCTGATACGTATGAAAGAGAATTAGAAAAATCTAAACATGAAAATAAAGAAACAATGCGTTTCGAACTTGGCTTGGATTTGACTTTAGATGGTAAAAATATATCAGCACTAAACTGCAAAAATCCGATTGATAATGTTCGCCTTGAAAAAATACTGGAAGAAATAGAAGACAACTTCTTTGATGAGAGCAAACTTGAAACAGCAAAAGAATTGACCTTAGAAAACTGCCTTACCGTTTATCAGATTACTTCAATCTTAACTTATTTAGATGAATATGATAGAATGGAATTTGTTCGTTTTTCGTATGGAAGAACTTCTGAAAGACACCTTTTTTATAAAATAAAAGGAATGATAAATGAAGAACAACACGAAGAGTTCGAACTCTTATATCAAAACTCATCAACATCACAAACTAAAAAACAAGTAAAAAGTAGAGAAAAGACTAAAGAAAAAACTTCTGAGCAAGATGAAACCGAAAGTATAGAAAATCAGTCGACTTGTGAGGGAAGTAGTATTAATGATGAAAAATTTGAAAAGGTAATTTCTGCAATTTCGGAAGGACACATGGCTGATGATAAAGTAAAAATTGCAAAGAGAATAATTTCAGAAAACTGCATTACTGTTTATCAACTGATAGATATTTTAGATATTATTCAAATGCCTGATGAGCAAGTTATTTTTGCCAAATATGCTTACAAAAGAGTAATCAATAAATCAGATTTTTGTGATGTCAAAAAAGCTATTATTTCTCCTATGCACCATGTAAAAATAACTGATTTCTGTAAGAGAAAAGGCATAAACTGCGAATCATCAGGGCAGTT
- a CDS encoding phosphatase: MASNFPTNSNQDIFEQDLRLAAIDIGSNALRLHISRVRFSEKESIPSFKRIEQVRFPLRLGTDVFSLSHKISPKNEEKFLQVMHVFKQVMEVFEVKDYMACATSAMREAKNGKELVERVKQEVGIPINIISGDMEAELINKSILSYVSTENFVHIDVGGGSTEVNIYHNLEKTDAHSFDMGSVRSITTDKKTATKEFIEKEDKNLKDWIQKAVKPFSTTVNAVGTGGNINKLYDLSKNSKSGKSLSIKEMERLYKELKKRNYQERIRDFGLNDDRADVILPATEIYLKVMKAAGIKEIIVPKVGLREGIIQHLFEKNNVFH; the protein is encoded by the coding sequence ATGGCTTCTAATTTTCCAACTAATTCTAATCAAGATATTTTTGAACAAGACTTGCGCCTAGCAGCCATTGATATTGGTTCGAATGCGCTTCGTTTGCATATCAGTAGAGTTCGTTTTTCTGAAAAAGAAAGTATTCCTAGTTTTAAAAGAATTGAGCAGGTTCGTTTTCCTCTCCGATTAGGAACTGATGTTTTTAGTCTTTCTCACAAAATTAGTCCAAAAAATGAAGAAAAATTTCTTCAAGTAATGCACGTTTTCAAGCAGGTAATGGAAGTTTTTGAAGTCAAAGATTATATGGCTTGTGCTACTTCTGCAATGAGAGAAGCCAAAAATGGAAAAGAACTTGTTGAAAGAGTAAAGCAAGAAGTCGGTATTCCGATAAATATTATTAGTGGAGATATGGAAGCAGAATTGATTAATAAATCTATTTTGAGTTATGTTTCGACTGAAAATTTTGTTCATATTGATGTTGGGGGAGGAAGCACAGAAGTAAATATTTATCATAATCTTGAAAAAACAGATGCACATTCTTTTGATATGGGTTCAGTTCGTTCGATTACGACAGATAAAAAAACTGCAACAAAAGAATTTATAGAAAAAGAAGATAAGAATCTTAAAGATTGGATTCAGAAGGCAGTAAAGCCATTTTCAACTACCGTAAATGCTGTCGGAACAGGAGGAAATATTAATAAACTCTACGACCTTTCGAAAAACTCAAAAAGTGGAAAGTCATTGAGTATTAAAGAAATGGAGCGTTTATACAAGGAACTCAAGAAAAGAAATTATCAAGAAAGAATTAGAGATTTTGGTTTGAATGATGATAGAGCTGATGTGATTCTTCCAGCAACAGAAATTTATTTAAAGGTCATGAAAGCAGCAGGAATCAAGGAAATTATAGTTCCTAAAGTGGGTTTGAGAGAAGGAATTATACAACATTTGTTTGAGAAAAATAATGTTTTTCATTGA
- a CDS encoding RNA polymerase sigma factor, with translation MFGFLRNKERSTQDLSESELIEACKNGSSKAQKQLYEQHSGKMFGVALRYVGNHHEAEDVLVTAFMKVFEHLDSFKGEGSFEGWIRRIVSNEALGLIRKRKKVFMEEIENADYKGKNNPASTALETNDLLALVKQLPDGYRTVFNMYAIEGFSHKEIAEKLGVSENTSKSQLSRARALLKKWLEQIDTNTDDTLNNQSINSFVL, from the coding sequence ATGTTCGGATTTCTTCGCAATAAAGAACGCTCTACTCAAGATTTATCAGAAAGCGAACTGATAGAAGCCTGTAAGAATGGCAGTAGTAAAGCACAAAAACAACTTTATGAACAGCATTCTGGTAAAATGTTTGGTGTCGCTCTGCGCTATGTAGGTAATCATCATGAAGCCGAAGACGTGCTAGTTACTGCTTTTATGAAAGTTTTTGAGCATTTGGATTCTTTCAAAGGTGAAGGAAGTTTTGAAGGTTGGATTAGAAGAATTGTAAGTAATGAAGCTTTAGGTCTTATCCGAAAACGCAAAAAAGTGTTTATGGAAGAAATAGAAAACGCAGATTATAAGGGAAAAAATAACCCTGCTTCTACGGCTTTAGAAACAAATGATTTACTAGCATTGGTCAAGCAATTGCCTGATGGCTACCGAACTGTTTTTAATATGTATGCTATTGAAGGGTTTTCACACAAAGAAATTGCTGAAAAATTAGGAGTTTCTGAAAATACTTCAAAATCTCAACTTAGTAGAGCAAGGGCATTACTGAAAAAATGGCTGGAGCAAATAGATACAAATACAGATGATACTTTGAATAATCAATCTATTAACAGCTTTGTACTATAA
- the yihA gene encoding ribosome biogenesis GTP-binding protein YihA/YsxC, which produces MQVNTAKFLESNPSVKTCPSPHMPEYAFIGRSNVGKSSLINAMTNRKSLAKTSSTPGKTQLINHFLINESWYLVDLPGYGWAKVSKSQRRDFEGLITEYLSERENLVVTFVLVDIRHEPQAIDLEFFAWLGENQIPFAIIFTKSDKLNNSKLVASLDRYETVLKSAWEALPPNFITSAVKNEGTEDILAYIEKYNKALEEKFSQIQPIKVIKEVPEQPAKQVKKTNSKPKTYKKEESESELNEFEKKSFEKAAPKPSKYASPRKTNSKYTVPFSNENKNEKSKDKGKRPATNVKRNSKAAESKQFKSASKSSKGAKNKSSQKPTSFKGKRK; this is translated from the coding sequence ATGCAAGTCAATACTGCCAAATTTTTAGAAAGCAATCCGTCTGTAAAGACTTGTCCTTCTCCTCATATGCCCGAATACGCTTTTATTGGGCGTTCGAATGTCGGAAAATCTTCTCTTATTAATGCAATGACCAATCGTAAGAGTCTTGCCAAAACGTCCTCAACACCTGGAAAGACACAACTCATCAATCATTTTTTGATAAATGAAAGTTGGTATTTAGTTGATTTACCTGGATATGGTTGGGCAAAAGTGAGTAAATCTCAACGCAGAGATTTTGAAGGCTTAATTACAGAATATCTTTCTGAACGTGAAAACCTAGTGGTTACTTTTGTTTTGGTGGATATTAGACACGAACCACAAGCGATTGATTTAGAGTTTTTTGCTTGGTTAGGAGAGAATCAGATTCCGTTTGCGATTATATTTACAAAATCTGATAAGCTAAATAATAGCAAACTTGTTGCTTCTTTAGATCGTTATGAAACAGTTTTGAAATCTGCTTGGGAAGCATTACCTCCTAATTTTATTACCTCAGCAGTAAAAAATGAAGGAACAGAGGATATTTTGGCTTATATAGAGAAATATAATAAAGCCTTAGAAGAAAAATTTTCTCAAATTCAACCTATTAAAGTAATAAAGGAAGTTCCAGAACAACCTGCAAAACAAGTTAAGAAGACAAACTCTAAACCTAAAACATATAAAAAGGAGGAAAGTGAAAGTGAACTCAATGAGTTTGAAAAAAAATCATTTGAGAAAGCTGCTCCAAAACCTTCAAAGTATGCTTCACCTAGAAAAACGAACTCTAAATATACTGTTCCTTTTTCTAATGAAAACAAGAACGAAAAATCAAAAGATAAAGGAAAAAGACCTGCAACAAATGTAAAGCGAAATTCGAAGGCAGCAGAAAGCAAACAATTCAAATCAGCTTCTAAATCATCAAAGGGTGCTAAGAACAAATCAAGTCAAAAACCAACCTCTTTCAAAGGAAAAAGAAAGTAA
- the def gene encoding peptide deformylase, translating to MKSNYFFLFLLALLTLNSCKNLPSTSSTSFFSEEELKLIYEQDSSQAMRVWKITNKEDSIFLRKKSQEVKFNPTDTTIHYFVHRLFKTVRHPSSMGVGIAAPQVGINKRIIWVKRFDKEQEEMPFEVYINPKIIKYSDEVKETMEGCLSIPNRREKVIRPDKITIEYQTLDGKLHQEIVDGFTSVIFQHEIDHLDGILYLDHLKNE from the coding sequence ATGAAATCAAATTATTTTTTCCTTTTTCTGTTGGCACTACTTACTCTCAATTCTTGTAAAAATCTACCTTCTACTTCTAGCACTTCATTTTTTTCAGAAGAAGAATTAAAGTTGATTTATGAGCAGGATTCTAGTCAAGCCATGCGTGTTTGGAAAATTACCAATAAAGAAGATTCTATATTTTTGAGAAAAAAATCTCAAGAAGTAAAATTCAATCCTACAGATACAACCATTCATTATTTCGTACACCGACTTTTCAAAACGGTTCGTCATCCTAGTTCAATGGGAGTAGGAATTGCTGCGCCACAAGTAGGAATCAATAAACGTATTATTTGGGTAAAACGCTTTGATAAAGAGCAGGAAGAAATGCCTTTTGAAGTCTATATCAATCCAAAAATCATCAAATACAGCGACGAAGTAAAAGAAACAATGGAAGGCTGTCTTTCTATTCCAAACCGTAGAGAAAAAGTAATTCGTCCAGACAAAATAACAATTGAATACCAGACTTTAGATGGAAAGTTACATCAAGAAATTGTTGATGGTTTTACTTCTGTTATCTTTCAACATGAAATAGACCACCTTGATGGAATATTGTATTTAGACCATTTGAAGAATGAGTGA
- a CDS encoding DUF5606 domain-containing protein, producing MKLKEVAVISGKPGLYQILKPTRNGVIIEAIGGVRSKIMADASHRISILKEISIYTTTEEGSVPLQDVFHKIYDKHALKLDIKTSDNNALKGLLNDILPEWDKDRVYTSDIKKLVMWYGILAEHAPELIDPAQKEEDEEEEAVKSQREESQAKLEENPEEPVTISKMETKPKTKAKTKKAEAKLDAIVEAETSATEDKPKKTTTKKATTKKTTAKKEDKDTKPKKAAVKKTTKPSAKTQKPTTKAATKAVKGKRGDK from the coding sequence ATGAAACTTAAAGAAGTAGCCGTTATTTCGGGCAAACCCGGACTGTATCAAATTCTTAAACCTACTCGCAACGGAGTAATTATTGAAGCTATTGGAGGAGTTCGCTCCAAAATTATGGCTGATGCCAGTCATCGTATTTCTATATTAAAAGAAATTTCTATTTATACAACTACTGAAGAAGGTTCTGTGCCTTTGCAAGATGTGTTTCATAAAATATATGACAAACATGCACTCAAATTAGACATCAAAACATCTGATAATAATGCTTTGAAAGGTCTTTTAAATGATATTTTACCAGAGTGGGACAAAGACCGTGTTTATACTTCTGACATCAAGAAATTAGTGATGTGGTACGGTATCTTAGCAGAACACGCACCCGAACTAATAGACCCAGCTCAAAAAGAAGAAGACGAGGAAGAAGAAGCTGTAAAGAGCCAAAGAGAGGAAAGTCAGGCAAAGCTAGAAGAAAACCCTGAAGAGCCAGTTACTATTTCTAAAATGGAAACAAAGCCAAAAACAAAAGCTAAAACTAAAAAAGCAGAAGCTAAATTAGATGCTATCGTAGAAGCAGAAACTTCTGCAACAGAAGACAAACCAAAAAAGACAACTACGAAAAAAGCTACTACTAAGAAGACAACTGCCAAAAAAGAAGACAAAGATACAAAACCAAAGAAAGCAGCAGTCAAAAAAACAACTAAGCCTTCAGCAAAAACTCAAAAACCAACAACAAAAGCAGCTACCAAGGCTGTAAAAGGTAAAAGAGGAGATAAATAA
- a CDS encoding mechanosensitive ion channel domain-containing protein, whose amino-acid sequence MDAAEEIQAKLVSYWHILLESVPRIALSIIVTTVFILVAIGITKLFRKKMMQKAENKLVVDYVVRLVKTLLILAGVILGLHTMGLTGIAGGLLAGAGAGAVILGFAFKEIGENFLAGIILVFDRPFNLGDTVTVEGNMGKIVSLNFRTTQMKTFDGRDVYIPNILVITNEVYNHTQDGFLRLDFLIGIDYDDDVKEAIKGITEIVNSNKEVLKDEKTIVLIDEFAASTVNLKVMFWVNTLDYKVSALETKTEIMRTVKNFLLENKFGLPANIQEFKMYKPDPIPIIIKHEGKNQDNSISLTKND is encoded by the coding sequence ATGGATGCAGCCGAAGAAATACAAGCAAAACTAGTTTCCTATTGGCATATACTTTTAGAAAGTGTTCCAAGAATTGCTCTTTCTATTATCGTAACAACTGTTTTTATTCTTGTTGCTATCGGAATTACGAAGCTTTTTCGTAAGAAAATGATGCAAAAAGCTGAAAACAAACTAGTTGTTGATTATGTAGTTCGCCTTGTAAAAACGCTGCTTATTTTAGCAGGAGTTATTTTGGGATTACATACTATGGGACTTACAGGAATAGCTGGAGGACTTTTGGCAGGTGCAGGAGCTGGTGCAGTAATTTTAGGTTTTGCCTTCAAAGAAATTGGAGAAAACTTTTTGGCAGGAATCATTTTAGTTTTTGACCGTCCTTTTAATTTGGGCGATACCGTAACCGTTGAGGGAAATATGGGCAAAATAGTTTCTCTTAATTTCAGAACGACGCAAATGAAAACCTTTGACGGACGTGATGTTTATATTCCCAATATTTTAGTAATTACAAATGAGGTATATAATCACACACAAGATGGATTTTTGCGTTTGGATTTTTTGATAGGCATTGATTATGATGATGATGTAAAGGAAGCTATTAAAGGAATTACAGAAATTGTTAATTCAAATAAAGAGGTCTTGAAAGATGAAAAAACGATTGTTTTGATAGATGAATTTGCAGCCAGTACCGTCAATTTGAAGGTTATGTTTTGGGTAAATACCTTAGATTATAAAGTTTCAGCCTTAGAGACCAAAACAGAAATTATGCGAACCGTCAAAAACTTTCTTCTTGAAAACAAATTTGGTCTTCCTGCCAACATTCAAGAATTTAAGATGTATAAGCCAGACCCAATTCCTATTATTATCAAACACGAAGGAAAGAATCAAGATAATTCTATTTCTCTGACAAAAAATGATTAA
- a CDS encoding outer membrane beta-barrel protein: protein MKFRQINLRGLLLLTLITGFIFSSISNSSAQSKADTILIDFGDSSKVTVYVQNQKDAEAIRDIDWNLIMEKTANYLEEAHQNNDNETENESEANDESEIKEENSSEENIKTSTIVFGLRGIRIEHDDDGDGEIDERKPKNNFWRRTRHQIPIDFGLNNYFQDGNFGETPTGQPYELRSWGSRYFAFGTMFKTQVGGKKSPLLLQYGLEASWNNFMFTGDNYALETRSGVEFPEYETSLDKSKLTAAYINLPLMVHLDFAENNRKGLKLAFGGYAGYRVGSYTKIVYHDGGDRQKDKEHSNFRLNDWRYGVRAELGIGEDKFDSGLRLFFNYDVNTLFTENSNLPKLNAFSFGIRL from the coding sequence ATGAAATTCAGGCAGATTAATTTGCGAGGACTCTTATTACTCACTTTGATAACTGGATTTATTTTCTCTAGTATCTCAAACTCATCTGCTCAATCAAAAGCTGACACTATACTTATTGATTTTGGTGATAGTAGTAAAGTAACAGTCTATGTTCAGAACCAAAAAGATGCCGAAGCAATTCGTGATATTGACTGGAACTTGATTATGGAAAAAACAGCTAATTATCTTGAAGAGGCACATCAAAACAATGATAATGAAACGGAGAATGAAAGTGAAGCTAATGATGAAAGTGAAATAAAAGAAGAAAATTCTTCTGAAGAAAATATCAAAACAAGCACTATTGTTTTTGGTTTGAGAGGCATTCGCATAGAACACGATGATGATGGTGACGGAGAGATTGATGAAAGAAAACCTAAAAATAATTTTTGGAGAAGAACACGCCATCAAATTCCGATTGATTTTGGATTGAATAATTATTTTCAAGATGGAAATTTTGGAGAAACACCAACAGGACAACCATATGAATTGCGTTCTTGGGGTTCTCGTTACTTCGCTTTTGGTACAATGTTCAAGACTCAAGTCGGTGGAAAGAAAAGTCCTCTGTTGTTACAATATGGCTTAGAAGCATCTTGGAATAATTTTATGTTTACTGGAGATAATTATGCTTTAGAAACAAGAAGTGGAGTTGAATTTCCTGAATATGAAACTTCTTTAGACAAATCAAAACTGACAGCTGCTTATATAAATTTGCCTTTGATGGTGCATTTAGATTTTGCAGAAAATAATAGAAAAGGTCTAAAATTAGCTTTTGGAGGTTATGCAGGATATAGAGTGGGCAGTTATACCAAAATTGTTTATCACGATGGAGGCGACCGTCAGAAAGATAAAGAACATTCTAATTTCCGTTTGAATGATTGGAGATATGGAGTAAGAGCAGAACTCGGAATTGGAGAAGATAAATTTGATAGTGGACTTCGCCTTTTCTTTAATTATGACGTCAATACACTTTTTACAGAAAACTCTAATCTACCAAAACTAAATGCCTTTAGCTTCGGAATAAGACTTTAA
- the cobC gene encoding alpha-ribazole phosphatase family protein: protein MEVYLIRHTTPKIEKGVCYGFSDLEVTDSYQEELTILSEKLLQRLQKQYLKNKDKSKQEIEIYTSPLQRCSVLAKDLNVFIQNNFKSKVKENDKLKEMNFGDWELKKWNEINEEELKVWTDNFVTEFAPNGESFEILNERVIDFWQKNIKSQKGKIAFIVCHAGVIRSILCYALEIPLQRAFSVSIDYGSISKLKVFETHTQVEFLNG, encoded by the coding sequence ATGGAAGTTTATCTTATTCGTCATACCACACCAAAAATAGAAAAGGGAGTTTGTTATGGTTTTTCAGATTTGGAGGTTACAGATTCTTATCAAGAAGAACTTACTATTTTGTCAGAAAAGTTACTCCAAAGACTTCAAAAACAGTATTTGAAAAACAAAGACAAATCAAAACAAGAAATAGAAATTTATACAAGTCCGTTACAACGCTGTTCTGTTCTAGCTAAAGATTTGAATGTATTTATTCAAAATAATTTCAAATCCAAAGTAAAGGAAAATGATAAATTGAAAGAAATGAATTTTGGAGATTGGGAACTCAAAAAGTGGAACGAAATAAATGAAGAAGAGCTGAAAGTATGGACAGATAATTTTGTAACAGAGTTTGCCCCAAATGGAGAAAGTTTTGAGATTTTGAATGAGCGTGTGATTGATTTTTGGCAAAAAAATATTAAATCACAAAAAGGAAAAATTGCTTTTATTGTTTGTCATGCAGGAGTTATTCGTTCTATTTTGTGTTATGCTTTAGAGATTCCTCTGCAAAGGGCTTTTTCTGTTTCGATTGATTATGGCAGTATTAGCAAGTTGAAAGTATTTGAAACACATACACAAGTAGAGTTTTTGAATGGATAA